In Canis lupus familiaris isolate Mischka breed German Shepherd chromosome 9, alternate assembly UU_Cfam_GSD_1.0, whole genome shotgun sequence, a single window of DNA contains:
- the NPDC1 gene encoding neural proliferation differentiation and control protein 1 isoform X2, giving the protein MATPVPPPSPRHLRLLRLLLCGLVLGAALRGASAGRPDAAACPGSLDCALKRRARCPPGAHVCGPCLQPFQEDPQGLCVPRMRRPVGESLPRPRLEDEIDFLAQELAHQEPQPPMLAAQPQPDKGQQHLEPATLGLSERRQGPNLGTSSTGGTPAPTPHTSLGPPVSSVPVHISPLEPRGGRGDGLVLVLIVASSVAGAAAVAVAALCWCRLQRDIRLTQKADYAAPQAPGSPATPGISPGDQRLAHSAEMYHYQHQRQQMRCLERHKEPPKELESLSSDEENEDGDFTVYECPGLAPTGEMEVRNPLFDHSSLSAPLPQ; this is encoded by the exons ATGGCGACACCCGTCCCTCCGCCCTCCCCGCGACACCTGCggctgctgcggctgctgctcTGCGGCCTCGTCCTCGGCGCGGCCCTGCGCGGGGCCTCCGCCGGCCGCCCGG ATGCAGCTGCCTGTCCTGGGAGCCTGGACTGTGCCCTGAAGAGGCGGGCACGGTGCCCCCCAGGCGCGCATGTCTGtgggccctgccttcagcccttcCAAGAAGACCCACAAGGGCTCTGTGTGCCCAGGATGCGCCGGCCTGTGG GGGAGAGCCTGCCCAGGCCCCGATTAGAAGATGAGATTGACTTCCTGGCCCAGGAGCTGGCCCATCAGGAGCCACAGCCCCCCATGCTCgctgcccagccccagcctgacAAGGGACAGCAGCACCTGGAGCCTG CCACCCTGGGGCTCTCAGAGCGCCGCCAGGGCCCCAACCTGGGCACCTCCTCTACTGGGGGAACCCCTGCACCCACACCCCACACCTCCTTGGGCCCCCCCGTGTCGTCAGTACCGGTGCACATTTCCCCCTTGGAGCCCCGGGGCGGGCGCGGTGACGGACTCGTCCTCG TGCTCATCGTGGCGAGCTCGGTAGCCGGCGCGGCCGCCGTCGCCGTGGCCGCTCTGTGCTGGTGCAG GCTGCAGCGAGACATCCGCCTGACCCAGAAGGCCGACTACGCGGCCCCGCAGGCGCCCGGCTCCCCCGCCACGCCCGGGATCTCG CCTGGCGACCAGAGGCTAGCGCACAGCGCCGAGATGTACCACTACCAGCACCAGCGGCAGCAGATGCGGTGCCTCGAGCG GCATAAAGAGCCGCCCAAGGAGCTGGAGTCATTGTCCTCAGACGAGGAGAACGAAGATGGTGACTTCACCGTGTACGAGTGCCCGGGCCTGGCCCCA ACCGGAGAGATGGAGGTCCGGAACCCGCTGTTCGACCACTCCTCGCTGTCTGCACCCCTGCCGCAGTGA
- the NPDC1 gene encoding neural proliferation differentiation and control protein 1 isoform X1, with protein MATPVPPPSPRHLRLLRLLLCGLVLGAALRGASAGRPDAAACPGSLDCALKRRARCPPGAHVCGPCLQPFQEDPQGLCVPRMRRPVGESLPRPRLEDEIDFLAQELAHQEPQPPMLAAQPQPDKGQQHLEPAATLGLSERRQGPNLGTSSTGGTPAPTPHTSLGPPVSSVPVHISPLEPRGGRGDGLVLVLIVASSVAGAAAVAVAALCWCRLQRDIRLTQKADYAAPQAPGSPATPGISPGDQRLAHSAEMYHYQHQRQQMRCLERHKEPPKELESLSSDEENEDGDFTVYECPGLAPTGEMEVRNPLFDHSSLSAPLPQ; from the exons ATGGCGACACCCGTCCCTCCGCCCTCCCCGCGACACCTGCggctgctgcggctgctgctcTGCGGCCTCGTCCTCGGCGCGGCCCTGCGCGGGGCCTCCGCCGGCCGCCCGG ATGCAGCTGCCTGTCCTGGGAGCCTGGACTGTGCCCTGAAGAGGCGGGCACGGTGCCCCCCAGGCGCGCATGTCTGtgggccctgccttcagcccttcCAAGAAGACCCACAAGGGCTCTGTGTGCCCAGGATGCGCCGGCCTGTGG GGGAGAGCCTGCCCAGGCCCCGATTAGAAGATGAGATTGACTTCCTGGCCCAGGAGCTGGCCCATCAGGAGCCACAGCCCCCCATGCTCgctgcccagccccagcctgacAAGGGACAGCAGCACCTGGAGCCTG cAGCCACCCTGGGGCTCTCAGAGCGCCGCCAGGGCCCCAACCTGGGCACCTCCTCTACTGGGGGAACCCCTGCACCCACACCCCACACCTCCTTGGGCCCCCCCGTGTCGTCAGTACCGGTGCACATTTCCCCCTTGGAGCCCCGGGGCGGGCGCGGTGACGGACTCGTCCTCG TGCTCATCGTGGCGAGCTCGGTAGCCGGCGCGGCCGCCGTCGCCGTGGCCGCTCTGTGCTGGTGCAG GCTGCAGCGAGACATCCGCCTGACCCAGAAGGCCGACTACGCGGCCCCGCAGGCGCCCGGCTCCCCCGCCACGCCCGGGATCTCG CCTGGCGACCAGAGGCTAGCGCACAGCGCCGAGATGTACCACTACCAGCACCAGCGGCAGCAGATGCGGTGCCTCGAGCG GCATAAAGAGCCGCCCAAGGAGCTGGAGTCATTGTCCTCAGACGAGGAGAACGAAGATGGTGACTTCACCGTGTACGAGTGCCCGGGCCTGGCCCCA ACCGGAGAGATGGAGGTCCGGAACCCGCTGTTCGACCACTCCTCGCTGTCTGCACCCCTGCCGCAGTGA
- the NPDC1 gene encoding neural proliferation differentiation and control protein 1 isoform X3 yields MATPVPPPSPRHLRLLRLLLCGLVLGAALRGASAGRPDAAACPGSLDCALKRRARCPPGAHVCGPCLQPFQEDPQGLCVPRMRRPVGESLPRPRLEDEIDFLAQELAHQEPQPPMLAAQPQPDKGQQHLEPAATLGLSERRQGPNLGTSSTGGTPAPTPHTSLGPPVSSVPVHISPLEPRGGRGDGLVLVLIVASSVAGAAAVAVAALCWCRLQRDIRLTQKADYAAPQAPGSPATPGISPGDQRLAHSAEMYHYQHQRQQMRCLERHKEPPKELESLSSDEENEDGDFTVYECPGLAPLSS; encoded by the exons ATGGCGACACCCGTCCCTCCGCCCTCCCCGCGACACCTGCggctgctgcggctgctgctcTGCGGCCTCGTCCTCGGCGCGGCCCTGCGCGGGGCCTCCGCCGGCCGCCCGG ATGCAGCTGCCTGTCCTGGGAGCCTGGACTGTGCCCTGAAGAGGCGGGCACGGTGCCCCCCAGGCGCGCATGTCTGtgggccctgccttcagcccttcCAAGAAGACCCACAAGGGCTCTGTGTGCCCAGGATGCGCCGGCCTGTGG GGGAGAGCCTGCCCAGGCCCCGATTAGAAGATGAGATTGACTTCCTGGCCCAGGAGCTGGCCCATCAGGAGCCACAGCCCCCCATGCTCgctgcccagccccagcctgacAAGGGACAGCAGCACCTGGAGCCTG cAGCCACCCTGGGGCTCTCAGAGCGCCGCCAGGGCCCCAACCTGGGCACCTCCTCTACTGGGGGAACCCCTGCACCCACACCCCACACCTCCTTGGGCCCCCCCGTGTCGTCAGTACCGGTGCACATTTCCCCCTTGGAGCCCCGGGGCGGGCGCGGTGACGGACTCGTCCTCG TGCTCATCGTGGCGAGCTCGGTAGCCGGCGCGGCCGCCGTCGCCGTGGCCGCTCTGTGCTGGTGCAG GCTGCAGCGAGACATCCGCCTGACCCAGAAGGCCGACTACGCGGCCCCGCAGGCGCCCGGCTCCCCCGCCACGCCCGGGATCTCG CCTGGCGACCAGAGGCTAGCGCACAGCGCCGAGATGTACCACTACCAGCACCAGCGGCAGCAGATGCGGTGCCTCGAGCG GCATAAAGAGCCGCCCAAGGAGCTGGAGTCATTGTCCTCAGACGAGGAGAACGAAGATGGTGACTTCACCGTGTACGAGTGCCCGGGCCTGGCCCCA CTGTCCTCTTGA